A genomic segment from Longimicrobiaceae bacterium encodes:
- the egtD gene encoding L-histidine N(alpha)-methyltransferase: MIQDSIVSPAAEQAAARERMVEELRDGLSRPQKELPPKYFYDVRGSELFEEITRLPEYYPTRTERALLERWMPEWEGALRPRALVELGAGSAAKTRVVLDAMIATGGGGTYVPVDVSADFLAETAAALRDEYPSLEVVPAVADLSGETELPGGLPEPTLFAFLGSTIGNFTPEEAVALLRQVRRAMRPDDRFLLGVDLRKDPARIEAAYNDAQGVTAEFNRNMLRVLNHEAGADFDPEAFEHRAFYDRGEHRIEMHLVATAPQTVHVPGVGEVRFAAGESIRTEISCKHDRASVDAMFAAAGLAVERWETDLEGLYALVLGAPAP; the protein is encoded by the coding sequence ATGATCCAGGACAGCATCGTCTCCCCCGCGGCGGAGCAGGCCGCCGCCCGCGAGCGCATGGTCGAGGAGCTCCGGGACGGACTGTCGCGCCCGCAGAAGGAGCTGCCGCCCAAGTACTTCTACGACGTGCGCGGCTCGGAGCTGTTCGAGGAGATCACCCGGCTTCCCGAGTACTACCCCACGCGCACCGAACGCGCGCTGCTGGAGCGGTGGATGCCGGAGTGGGAGGGGGCGCTGCGTCCCCGGGCGCTGGTGGAGCTGGGCGCGGGGAGCGCAGCCAAGACGCGGGTGGTGCTGGACGCCATGATCGCCACAGGCGGCGGCGGGACGTACGTGCCGGTGGACGTGAGCGCCGACTTCCTGGCGGAGACGGCCGCGGCGCTCCGCGACGAGTACCCGTCGCTGGAGGTGGTTCCCGCCGTGGCCGACCTCTCCGGAGAGACGGAGCTCCCGGGCGGGCTCCCGGAGCCCACCCTCTTCGCCTTCCTGGGGAGCACCATCGGCAACTTCACCCCGGAGGAGGCGGTCGCGCTGCTCCGGCAGGTGCGGCGGGCGATGCGGCCGGACGACCGCTTCCTGCTGGGGGTGGACCTGCGCAAGGACCCGGCGCGGATCGAGGCCGCATACAACGACGCGCAGGGCGTCACCGCCGAGTTCAACCGCAACATGCTCCGCGTCCTGAACCACGAAGCGGGGGCGGACTTCGATCCGGAGGCCTTCGAGCACCGCGCCTTCTACGACCGCGGGGAGCACCGCATCGAGATGCACCTGGTCGCCACCGCGCCGCAGACGGTGCACGTCCCCGGCGTGGGCGAGGTGCGCTTCGCCGCGGGCGAGTCGATCCGCACCGAGATCAGCTGCAAGCACGACCGCGCGAGCGTGGACGCGATGTTCGCGGCCGCCGGGCTGGCCGTGGAGCGCTGGGAGACCGATCTCGAGGGGCTCTACGCCTTGGTGCTCGGCGCCCCGGCTCCGTAG